Genomic window (Chryseobacterium bernardetii):
GAGCAAAATCCCAGTTGACTCCCATTCTGTGGCAGTCTTCTGCAATTTTAGCAGACATCTGATAGATTAAATTTTTATCCTGAATTGCTCCCAAAGTCATTGCCCATGGGAATTTATGTGCCGTTGCAATTCTCTGGAATAAGCCCCATTCAGCATCCATTCCGATCATTAAAGGAACTTTGGATTTCTGCTGGAATTCATTAACAAGATTGATTTCTCTTGCAGCATCATCCTGCATTAGAATCAAACCTCCGATTTTATCATTAGTAACGATATTTCTTACCTGATTGATATAGTCTTCTCCTTTATTGGTATAAAGTGCAACTATAAAAAGCTGCCCCAGCTTTTCATCCTGTGAAAGGTTTTTATACGTTTTTTCAACCCACTGCTGAGCCTTTTTCATGTCTTCTTTCGAAGTATTTTTGGGTTGGTACTGGGCATTAATCCCAGGGCTGATTAAAGCTGCAATAAAGAGTGAAGTATATAATAATTTCTTCATGACTTTTTGAATAAGAACAAAAATACAATTAAAAAAATTGACAAAAACAAAGATTTTGAAATTTTTGGTATATGATTTGAATACGCAATATAAATAATAACTAAACATTTACAGAAATGAAAAAAATTCTTCCATTTATATTATTAGCTGGTGTCGGATTTCTTACCTATAGTTGTGATAATAGCAATGACGATCCGGTTGTGGTAAATCCAGGTCAGGATAATGATACTTTTCCCATCATGAAAGACTTAACAGGTACATTTACTGCAACTGATAAATATGTTTTGAATGCTGATATCAGTATTGAAACAACAGATGTTGTATTGGTGTACAGAAGAGCAGGGAATGCTTGGCAACAGATTCCGAAGACAGTATATGTAGATGCATCGACTTCTGTTTCGCCGAGAAAATTCGATTATAATTTTGTTTTTGATAATAAAACAGTTCAGGTAAGAATTGATGATGCTAACTTTAATCTTGCGAGCATGTCTCAGGCAGAAGTAGACAATTATTTGAACAATCAAACGTTCAGAATTGTATTAGTACCAGCTGATCCAGCGAAAAAAACAGCAAAAGCAAGTACTAGCGTTGATTTCAGTGATTACAATGCTGTAGTTAAGTATTATAACATTGATGAGTCTAAAGTTCAAACTATCAACGCTCACTAATTAAGAAATATCTTTTCAGTTTTTTATAATTAAAAAAGCTCCGGGAGTTCTCTTCCGGGGCTTTTGATTTTATGGAATAATATGTAAGGGAGTTTATATAAAGATAGTTCGTCCCTTTAACATAAGTCGTTTTTCGTATAGTCTATTGATTTTGGAATAGTTTGGGTTTTTATATAATAAAAAAGCTTCAGAATTCAATCCGAAGCTATTATTTTATTTATTTATCATTGTCATCGAGAAGATGGCCAAAGAAATCTTTTTTGGTCTGTAGATAGCCTTTACTAATCTCGTTGGCCGGAATTTGTAATGGTATCCTTGAGTTGAGATGAACATTGCTATCTTGCACATATTTTACCTTTTCAGGATTATTGGTAAGAAGGTTGACATCTTTTACATCCAGCAGGTTAAGAATTTCAATGGCTACTCCAAAGTTTCTGTCATCTGCAGGAAGTCCAAGTTCAAGATTGGCCTGTACGGTGTCAAGTCCTTTTTCCTGTAATGAATATGCTTTTAATTTATTAATGATACCAATATTACGGCCTTCCTGACGAAGGTAAATAATAATACCTCCGTTTTCATGGATGTATTTCATGGCAGCATCCAATTGCTGGCCACATTCACATTTTTTTGAATGGAAAACTTCTCCGGTAATACATTCTGAATGGAAACGTACATTAACAGGTTTTGAAAAATCTGTATTGTCTGCGATGATGGCCATATGAGGCATCCAGTCGTTTTCATTTTCGGAGAAAGCAATCATTCGGAAATTGCCGTGCTCTGTAGGAACATTGGCTTCCGCCTGAATTTTAATCATTGATAGTTCAATTAGTTTTTAACTTCCTGGTAAAGCATCTTCAATCACAGAAATATTGGTTTTTAAACGTACCAAGTATCTGTTAAGAACTTCATCATCATCTTTTTCAAGGCTTTGTCTTTGCTTTTGAATTTTTTTGTATGATTTTTCGAAGCTTTTCAACGCTCTGCTTTTGCCTGTAGAATTATTGGCATCAATAGCATATAAATAATTCTGAAGACTGTATTTCAAACTTGTGATTTCATCATTAAGCCCGCTGTCTTTAAACTTAGGGAAAGTAGAGATGATATTTGAGATCTCAGAAGCGTTTACGTTTTCCTTGATATTGATATTAAAACTCTTCTTTGATCCCCTATCAGAATCGGAGCCTTTTGTATCGCTATAAAAGTTATTTGACAGCGGAGAAAGGTTAAGCTTTTCCGTTGCGCAGGAAGATGTTAATATTAGTAATACTCCAAAAAAAACTAGTCTTTTCATTTTTGTTGCCCTTTTTGATAAAGGATTGGGTTAAGACTTTCATCGTTATACATTTTCATTTGTTTGTATACCTTCATCTTAACGTTACCGTTTTCAATATCAGCAAGCAACTGATCTATAGAAGTAGATAGGTCTTCTTTCTGAGTAAGCAGAACATCCAGTTTAGCCTGGCAATTGTTCCTGTGTTCTTCAGAAGCGGATTCTCTATTGGCTTCTAATGACATATGATAAACCTTTAAGGCAAGAATTGATAATCTGTCTACTGCCCAGGCGGGAGTTTCCGTATTTATCTTTGCTTCAGGTTTAGGAGTTATATTTTCAAACTTATTAAGGAACCAGCTGTCAATATATTCTACCAGATCAGTTCTTTTCTGATTGGAGGCGTCTATTGTTCTCTTGAGTTGAAGAGCTTCAGCCGGATCAATATTCTCATCTCTAATAATATCTTCCAGATGCCATTGAACGGTATCAATCCAGTTCTTTGCATACAAAATCCGTTCCAAACTATCTTTTTCGAACGGGTTATTAATTAGAGTGTTAACGTCATCAGACACGTGATAGTCTTCAATAGATTGATTGAAGACTTTCCATGCAGTCTCAGTAAATTTCATTAATTCTAAGGAATTTTAGTTGCTTGAAGAATTATTGTTTGCTGAAGACGATTTGTTTTCAGACCCTGGTTTGTCTTCTTCTTTTACCGCATCTTTAAATTCTTTGATTCCTGAACCAACACCTCTCATGAGTTCCGGAATTTTCTTTCCTCCAAAAAGCAATACTAAAACGATCGCTACGATAAGGATATGCTGCCAAGATATGGCAAGTATTGTTAGTGTATTCATCTCTTAAAATTTTTGCAAAGTTACACTTTTTTTAATATGAAATCCAACCTAGTGGATCAACTGGTGTACTTCCGTTCCATACTTGGAAATCAAGGGTATAGGCACCATCAAAATCCTGAGCTACAGTTCCTACCGGTGTTCCTGCAGAAACCTGTTGTCCTTTGGAAACACTTACTCCTCCTAAGTTGGAATAAATGGTAAAGTAACTTCCATGTTTAATGATAACGGTTTTTGTTCCGTCATTGTTTGCAAGCACTGAAGATACAGATCCCGGATATACCGATTTTGCACGGGTGCCTGATGGTACGGAAATCTTAATACCGTTATTTTCTTCTGTAATATTTTTGAAAACCGGGTGTGGCTGTCTTCCGAAACGGTGAGTAATCTGGCCGGCTCTGTCTGCAGGATATCCTAGTCTTCCCCTGCTTTCAGCAAAACTGCTTCCTGCGGAGGTAGTAACTCCATAGTTTGTCATTGCTTTTGATTCTGCCGCTTTTTTGTCTTCTTCTTTTCTCTTGGCCAGGGCTAATTCAGCTGCTCTTGCTGCTGCCAGTTTATCAGCTGCTTCTTTTGCCTTAACCGCTGCTTCGTCTGATGCTTTTTTAGCTGCCAGTTTTCTTGCTTCATCTCTGGCACTGGCTTCTGCTCTTGCTGCCTCTTCATTTCGCTTTCTTTCTTCTTCTGCTCTTCTTGCTGCCAGCTCAGCTGCTTTTTTGGCTTCAGCTTCAGCTATTCTTCTTTCTCTTTCCAAAGCTTCAGCTCTTGCTTTAGCTTCAGCTTCAATTCTTGCTTTTTCTCTTTCTGCAGCAAGTTTTGCTAAACGTATTTTTTCTGCTTCTGCTTTTCTTCTGGCTTCTTCTTCTGCTTTTGCAATTCTGATCTCTTCAGCAATGATGGCTCGGATCTGTCCTTCAAGCGCTTTAGATTGAACCTGTTTCTGTTTCAGTTCAGCAGTAAGTTTTGATTCATTCTTTTTAAATTCAGCTACCAACTGCTCTTTTTGGGCTCTTTCTGCATTAATAGTAGCTAAGTCCTTCTGTTGGTTTACCAGAAGGTTTTCTTTTTCTTTTACAGAGTTTTGTCGCTGTGCAATAGTTTTTTTGATCTGATTGGCAGCATCGGTAATTTCAGCTGCTTTTTTATCCTGGTAATCCGAATATTGCTTAAGGTATTGTACTCTTCGGATGGCTTCTCCCAGGTTTTTAGATGAAAGGATAAAGGTTACCTTATTCTGTACCCCTTTATTTTTATAAGCATTCACCAAGACTTCAGCATAGTTCTTTCTCAGAACTGCCAATTCCTTATTCTGGCGGTTAATTTCAAGTTGTTTCAGATAGATATCATCTTCAATAAACCTCTTTTCTTTTTGAGTATTATTGTAGACCTTTTCTCTTAGTACTAACTTTTGATTAACGCTGGTAAGGTACGCTATGGAAAGTTTAGATTCGCTTCTTGTTTTAGCTAAATCTGTATTTATTTGTGCAATTTGTTTTTTAAGTTCGGCATTCTGCTTCTGCAGTTGTTCTTTCTTCTGCTGTCCCTGGTGCAGTCCGAACATAAGAACACCTATTAAAAAGCTAAATTTTTTAATCATTTAATCTCAATTTTCTTATAACTGGATGGTACAGAATAAGGTGTTTCCATCCTCGAAAAGTCAAATTTCGTGTTTTCCAGTAAAATCTGACTAGATTTTGAGCCTTTTATAATTATTTTAACATTTTGAGGAAGGCGGATTCCGTTGTATTCATTCCAGTCACTATAGGATATTTCGAGTTCATCCGGAGATAAGACATCCTTTAGGTTGACACTCAATAAATCATAATTGGTGTCGTATTGCAGCGCAATTTTATACTCCCTGTTTTTTTCATCGGTCACAATTTTCTGGTTTACATTAGAAATCATTTTATAACCCTGTGCATTTTGAGTAAGTGTAAACTGGGAATCATTAATCTTTACAAAAGTTCTTCCCAACAGGATTTTTTCAAGTGCTTTGTAATCAATGAAATTAACATTCAGTAGGTTGTTGAGATAATCGAAATCAGAATCAATATAAGTCTTGCTGGTTTTGTCCTGTCCTTTTATTCCTTCCGGAGTAGCAATTCCTCTTGCCACATTCAGGAAAAGAGCTCTCAGGTTCATCCAGACCTTTTTATCATTTTCAATGTAAATGGTGGCATCCAATGTGGGAATAAAGCTTCCTGTTTCTACCCGTACTTTACTGTCAATTTTGATCTGCTCAAACTTTGGTGGGATCAATACATGTTCGTAAAAGGTAAGTTTATCTCTTACCGGCTGGTTTACATCTTTTGGGTTATTACTGTCTTCTGCAGTTTTGATGCTGTCTTTAGTATTGCCTGTTTCATTCTTTACGGCATTACGGGTTTTGCAGGATGATAAGGCAAGAAGTAATAAAAGAAGTGGGATCCAATTTTTCATGTATTTATCTTTTCAATTAAAATAACGGTGCAATATTAACGCCAAACCACACAAAAACATTTTGTGTGGTTTGGTTTTATCTTATTTAAATTAAAGAATTTCTAATCTTATTATTTGGAAAGGAAATCTAAAACGGAATAATCTCCCAGAGAAATTTCTCTTGCCACACCAAAGTATTGGGCAGAATTACCAATCATAGAATTGGAAAGGTTTCCGTGGTTGATTCTTGTGTTTTCCTGGATCAGAGAGTTTTCAATATTAGAATTTACAATAATGGTATTATTTCCTAAAGAAACTCCAGGTCCTATTTTAGAATTAGAGATTTTTACATTTTCTCCGATGAAGCATGGCGGGATGATTAGTGAATTTTCAATCACAGCAGAAGCAGGAAAATTGGCCATTTCAGTCTTTTCGTATGCAAGGATCTTGCTGTTGGTTTCCACTGTAGCATTTTTATTTCCGCAGTCCATCCAGTCATTTACTTTTCCTAATGTGAATTTAGCACCTTTTGATCTTAAGTTTTCTAATGCCGTAGTTAATTGGTATTCTCCGCCATTTTTAATATCATTGTCCATGATATAATTGATCTCTTCCATCAGTTTTTCCGCATTGTTGAAGTAATAAATACCAATAATGGCAAGGTCTGATACGAAAGTTTTAGGCTTTTCAACGAAATCAGTAATGAATCCGTAGTTATCAAGTTTTACAACCCCGAATGCAGATGGATCTTCTACGCTTTTTACCCAGATTACTCCATCTGAGTTTTTATCCAATTGGAAGTCTGCCCGGAAAAGAGTGTCAGCAAAAGCGATAACCACATCTCCTGTCATTGATTGTTCAGCACATTTGATGGCATGAGCAGTTCCAAGAGGATCATTCTGATAATATATACTTCCCTTTGCTCCCAGTTTTTCAGCAATCTGGATTAAAGATTTTTCAATCTCAGGGCCAAAATCTCCGATAATAAATGCTACCTCTTCAATTTCTTCTCCTGCAACTTTAGCAATATCTTCCACTAATCTCTGTACAATAGGTTTTCCTGCGATAGGGATAAGTGGTTTTGGAACTGTTAATGTATGTGGACGTAATCTGGAACCACGTCCAGCCATTGGAACAATAATTTTCATAGATGATATAACAATGTTTTTTGTTTAAATGTAGTGTATTTTGGGCTAAATATAATAATTAAAACATTTCGAAAAAGTAATATTTATCACGTTTAGCAGTTTGTTTTGTTTTTAAAGCTTACCAGGTATCAAAAGAAGGACCAAAGTTTAATTCTTTCTGATTCTTGACAAAATCATATTTTTCTCAGAATAGATCAAAGTTCCCAGGAAGACTAAGAATAATAAATTACTGGTTATAATATTGTAATTGAAATATTTTACAATAATAAAACTGAATACTCCCAACAATACTAAGAAGAATGACATTTTCTTCATTCTATAAGGTATGGGGTAGTATTTCTGGCCTAATGCGTATGAAATAATCATCATAATGACATAGGCTCCAAAGGTTGCCCAGGCAGAACCGATCATACTGTGATAATAATATAATGCCAGGTAATTTAAAGCAATATTAATACCTGCCCCTATCCATGAGATTACAGTTCCTACGCTGGTTCTGTCGGTTACTTTATACCAGGTGGAAAAATTATAATATATACCAAAACAAAGATTGGCTATAACAATGATTGGAATAATATCTATCGCAATCCAATACGATTTATTGGGAATGAAAACATTTTTCAGCCAGGATATATTGGCAATAATACCCAATGCTACTGCGCATGCAAAAAAAGCAAAGTATTCCGCTACCTTAGCATAGGTTTTCTTAGCATCTCCTTTATCCATTTGCTTAAAAAAGAAGGGTTCAATTCCCATTCGGTAGGCTGTAACAAATAACGTCATCAGAACTGCCAATTTATAACAGCCGCCATAAGCTCCTGCTTCCTCGTCTGAAATATGGCTTCTTTGAATGGACTTATCAAAATTTTCGTTTACCATAAATGCAAGGCCTGCCAGCATCAGTGGGAATGAGTATGTAATCATACGTCTAAATAGGGAAGTGATGAATTGAAATCTTACTTTCAATATAATAGGGAGTAATAATAAAACCCCTAACGCGCTTCCCGCGAGATTACTGAAGAATGGATAGTCTACATTTTGATTTAATCCAAAGCTTTTCGATACACTTTCCGGGATCCAGAAAAACAGTGCAGCGGTAAAAACAGCCTGAAATATAGCCTGAAAAACTCTTACTGCCGAATATTTGATAGGTTTGTTATGAAAACGGAGCCACGCAAATGGAATAACCAGTAAATTATCAAAGAATGCAATTAAGGCAAACCATTTAATATATTGAGGGTTGTTGTGATACCCTAGATAATCTGCAATAGGCTGATTGAAAAAATAGCACAATGCAAGGAAGAGGGTAGAGGTGGAGAATAAAAACCAGAATGAAGTATTGAAGGTTTTTTTCTCGTTGTCATCTTCTGCGGAGAATCGGAAATAGGCTGTTTCAAAACCGAATGAAAGGATAATGTTAACAAATGAAATCCATGCATAAAGCTGTGTGAAAATCGCAAAACCTTCATTGGGAATTTTATAGATCAAAAGTGGATTAAGGATGAATAAAATAATTCTTGGCGCAATGGCCCCCACTCCGTAAATAATTGTTTGCCCTAATAATTTCTTATACAATTCGAAAAATTTTATGCAAATGTAAATATTTAGAAATTGATTTATTACGAGTGATATTAAAATTCATTCATAAACCTTAATTTTGCTTTTCAGAGAATTTAAAAGCAGGGTTTTGTCAATGGCCATTGTATCTGTTCATTAGCCTAGGATAATCCGGTCTTTTTTATCTCTGGCTCTAATCTAATTTCTAAAAAAGTAAAATGAAGACCCTAATCAAAAATGTAAACATCGTCAACGAAGGAAAAATCTTTGAAAGCGATATCTTAATAGAAAATGATATCATTTCTAAAATAGCTTCTGCTATTTCTGAAGATGCAGATCAGATTATTGATGGTGCAGGAAAATATCTTTTACCTGGAGTAATTGATGATCAGGTGCATTTCCGCGAGCCGGGCCTTACGCATAAAGGAGATATTGAAACTGAATCACGATCAGCCATTGCCGGTGGAGTAACCAGCTTTATCGATCAGCCCAATACTGTTCCGAATGCTGTTACCCAGGAGTTACTGGCTGATAAATATGAAATAGCTTCTCAGAAAGCATATGCCAACTACGGTTTTATGATGGGAGGAACTAATGATAACCTTGAAGAGGTTTTGAAAACAAATCCAAGAAATGTTCCTGGTATTAAGTTATTCCTTGGGTCGTCTACAGGAAATATGCTGGTAGATAATCCGGAGACACTGGAAAATATTTTCAGCAATACAAAAATGCTGATTGCTGTTCACTGTGAAGATGAAGCTACCATCAGAGCCAATACCCAAAAGTATATGGATGAATATGGAGAAGATATCCCGGTGAAATTTCATCACTTGATAAGAAGTGAGGAAGCTTGCTATAAATCTTCTTCAAAAGCGATTGAGCTGGCACAGAAAACAGGGGCCAGACTTCATGTGTTTCACCTTTCTACTGCTAAAGAAATGGAATTATTCAGGAATGATATTCCATTAAAAGATAAAAAGATCACTGCGGAAGTATGTGTTCACCACCTTACTTTTACCAATGTGGATTATGATACCAAAGGCGGATTAATTAAATGGAATCCTGCTGTGAAAACACAAAAGGATAAAGATGCGCTCTGGGAAGCATTGTTAGATGACAGAATTGATGTTATTGCAACAGATCACGCACCTCATACCGCAGAAGAAAAAAATAATGTGTATACAAAATGCCCTTCAGGGGCACCGTTGGTTCAGCATTCACTGGTTGTGATGCTGGAAAATTATAAAGACGGCAAGATTTCCCTTGAAAAAATTGTTGAAAAAATGAGTCATAATCCTGCAATTCTTTTCAGAGTGGAAAAGAGAGGGTTTGTAAAAGAAGGATATAAAGCAGATCTTGTTTTGGTAGATTTAAATGCAGACTGGACAGTATCTAAAGACAATTTATTATACAAATGTGGCTGGAGCCCATTGGAAGGAATTAACTTCCATTCTAAAGTTACCCACACTTTTGTAAATGGGCACCTTGCTTATGACAATGGAAAAATTACTGAAGAGAAATTTGGAGAAAGATTGCTTTTTGAAGTGAAAGGGTAATATATAAAATTCAATAGAAGCGGGCTTTAGCCCGCTTTTTTTATTTGTAATATCCCATTGGCTTTAGCCGAAATTTATTAATACTTTGAATAATGCTGTGTATTATTTTTTCTCGCAGATCACACGGGTTTTCGCAAATTTTTTAACATAATCATCTGCTTAATCCGCACGATCTGCGAGGTATTATTTAGAATTCTAATAACACCTATTTTTTAG
Coding sequences:
- the ribA gene encoding GTP cyclohydrolase II, which gives rise to MIKIQAEANVPTEHGNFRMIAFSENENDWMPHMAIIADNTDFSKPVNVRFHSECITGEVFHSKKCECGQQLDAAMKYIHENGGIIIYLRQEGRNIGIINKLKAYSLQEKGLDTVQANLELGLPADDRNFGVAIEILNLLDVKDVNLLTNNPEKVKYVQDSNVHLNSRIPLQIPANEISKGYLQTKKDFFGHLLDDNDK
- a CDS encoding DUF4254 domain-containing protein produces the protein MKFTETAWKVFNQSIEDYHVSDDVNTLINNPFEKDSLERILYAKNWIDTVQWHLEDIIRDENIDPAEALQLKRTIDASNQKRTDLVEYIDSWFLNKFENITPKPEAKINTETPAWAVDRLSILALKVYHMSLEANRESASEEHRNNCQAKLDVLLTQKEDLSTSIDQLLADIENGNVKMKVYKQMKMYNDESLNPILYQKGQQK
- a CDS encoding Sec-independent protein translocase subunit TatA/TatB, with the protein product MNTLTILAISWQHILIVAIVLVLLFGGKKIPELMRGVGSGIKEFKDAVKEEDKPGSENKSSSANNNSSSN
- a CDS encoding murein hydrolase activator EnvC family protein; the protein is MIKKFSFLIGVLMFGLHQGQQKKEQLQKQNAELKKQIAQINTDLAKTRSESKLSIAYLTSVNQKLVLREKVYNNTQKEKRFIEDDIYLKQLEINRQNKELAVLRKNYAEVLVNAYKNKGVQNKVTFILSSKNLGEAIRRVQYLKQYSDYQDKKAAEITDAANQIKKTIAQRQNSVKEKENLLVNQQKDLATINAERAQKEQLVAEFKKNESKLTAELKQKQVQSKALEGQIRAIIAEEIRIAKAEEEARRKAEAEKIRLAKLAAEREKARIEAEAKARAEALERERRIAEAEAKKAAELAARRAEEERKRNEEAARAEASARDEARKLAAKKASDEAAVKAKEAADKLAAARAAELALAKRKEEDKKAAESKAMTNYGVTTSAGSSFAESRGRLGYPADRAGQITHRFGRQPHPVFKNITEENNGIKISVPSGTRAKSVYPGSVSSVLANNDGTKTVIIKHGSYFTIYSNLGGVSVSKGQQVSAGTPVGTVAQDFDGAYTLDFQVWNGSTPVDPLGWISY
- a CDS encoding DUF4292 domain-containing protein; this encodes MKNWIPLLLLLLALSSCKTRNAVKNETGNTKDSIKTAEDSNNPKDVNQPVRDKLTFYEHVLIPPKFEQIKIDSKVRVETGSFIPTLDATIYIENDKKVWMNLRALFLNVARGIATPEGIKGQDKTSKTYIDSDFDYLNNLLNVNFIDYKALEKILLGRTFVKINDSQFTLTQNAQGYKMISNVNQKIVTDEKNREYKIALQYDTNYDLLSVNLKDVLSPDELEISYSDWNEYNGIRLPQNVKIIIKGSKSSQILLENTKFDFSRMETPYSVPSSYKKIEIK
- a CDS encoding sugar phosphate nucleotidyltransferase yields the protein MKIIVPMAGRGSRLRPHTLTVPKPLIPIAGKPIVQRLVEDIAKVAGEEIEEVAFIIGDFGPEIEKSLIQIAEKLGAKGSIYYQNDPLGTAHAIKCAEQSMTGDVVIAFADTLFRADFQLDKNSDGVIWVKSVEDPSAFGVVKLDNYGFITDFVEKPKTFVSDLAIIGIYYFNNAEKLMEEINYIMDNDIKNGGEYQLTTALENLRSKGAKFTLGKVNDWMDCGNKNATVETNSKILAYEKTEMANFPASAVIENSLIIPPCFIGENVKISNSKIGPGVSLGNNTIIVNSNIENSLIQENTRINHGNLSNSMIGNSAQYFGVAREISLGDYSVLDFLSK
- a CDS encoding oligosaccharide flippase family protein, producing the protein MYKKLLGQTIIYGVGAIAPRIILFILNPLLIYKIPNEGFAIFTQLYAWISFVNIILSFGFETAYFRFSAEDDNEKKTFNTSFWFLFSTSTLFLALCYFFNQPIADYLGYHNNPQYIKWFALIAFFDNLLVIPFAWLRFHNKPIKYSAVRVFQAIFQAVFTAALFFWIPESVSKSFGLNQNVDYPFFSNLAGSALGVLLLLPIILKVRFQFITSLFRRMITYSFPLMLAGLAFMVNENFDKSIQRSHISDEEAGAYGGCYKLAVLMTLFVTAYRMGIEPFFFKQMDKGDAKKTYAKVAEYFAFFACAVALGIIANISWLKNVFIPNKSYWIAIDIIPIIVIANLCFGIYYNFSTWYKVTDRTSVGTVISWIGAGINIALNYLALYYYHSMIGSAWATFGAYVIMMIISYALGQKYYPIPYRMKKMSFFLVLLGVFSFIIVKYFNYNIITSNLLFLVFLGTLIYSEKNMILSRIRKN
- a CDS encoding dihydroorotase — encoded protein: MKTLIKNVNIVNEGKIFESDILIENDIISKIASAISEDADQIIDGAGKYLLPGVIDDQVHFREPGLTHKGDIETESRSAIAGGVTSFIDQPNTVPNAVTQELLADKYEIASQKAYANYGFMMGGTNDNLEEVLKTNPRNVPGIKLFLGSSTGNMLVDNPETLENIFSNTKMLIAVHCEDEATIRANTQKYMDEYGEDIPVKFHHLIRSEEACYKSSSKAIELAQKTGARLHVFHLSTAKEMELFRNDIPLKDKKITAEVCVHHLTFTNVDYDTKGGLIKWNPAVKTQKDKDALWEALLDDRIDVIATDHAPHTAEEKNNVYTKCPSGAPLVQHSLVVMLENYKDGKISLEKIVEKMSHNPAILFRVEKRGFVKEGYKADLVLVDLNADWTVSKDNLLYKCGWSPLEGINFHSKVTHTFVNGHLAYDNGKITEEKFGERLLFEVKG